In one window of Accipiter gentilis chromosome 28, bAccGen1.1, whole genome shotgun sequence DNA:
- the LOC126051843 gene encoding interleukin-36 receptor antagonist protein-like, giving the protein MAQTGTGEGQGLAMSRVSRPAFSRAEGPEGHPQQSQPLGHPLGVAAGLSTGTGETAESVIDPDMVALFEDFLGKEVSEETTISSAGLNPLAKPYHYVVRDTEQNGLCLHNGHLVATSLQGANAAQEEPISVVPNQYLERRRCPLIVGIRGGTQALSCGTGPEPQLKLEEVGLLDLFSRGAEATPYTFYKTFGGSTHTFEAAAFPGHFLSTTQGQGEALSLAPPPRRHQLLPAPQVTAAPVGDGGTRGWGCRPTISPPPGWGE; this is encoded by the exons ATGGCGCAGACGGGCACCGGGGAGGGACAAG GCTTGGCCATGTCCCGCGTGTCCAGACCTGCCTTCAG CAGGGCCGAGGGTCCTGAGGGACACCCGCAGCAGTCCCAGCCCCTTGGGCACCCGCTGGGTGTCGCGGCGGGGCTGAGCACGGGGACCGGAGAGACGGCGGAGTCTGTCATCGACCCGGACATGGTGGCCTTGTTCGAGGATTTCCTGGGGAAAG AGGTCTCGGAGGAGACGACGATATCCTCGGCGGGGCTGAATCCCCTGGCAAAGCCCTACCACTACGTGGTGCGGGACACGGAGCAGAATGGGCTCTGCCTGCACAACGGGCACCTGGTGGCCACCAGCCTGCAGGGTGCCAACGCCGCCCAGGAAG AACCTATCAGCGTGGTGCCCAACCAGTACCTGGAGCGCCGGCGCTGTCCCCTCATCGTGGGCATCCGTGGCGGCACCCAGGCCCTCTCCTGCGGCACCGGTCCCGAGCCCCAGCTGAAGCTGGAG GAGGTGGGGCTGCTGGACCTGTTCTCGCGGGGGGCCGAGGCCACCCCCTACACCTTCTACAAGACCTTCGGTGGCTCCACGCACACCTTCGAGGCTGCCGCCTTCCCCGGGCACTTCCTCAGCACCacccaggggcagggggaggcgctgtccctggccccccccccccgccgtcacCAGCTTCTACCTGCTCCGCAAGTGACGGCGGCACCCGTGGGTGACGGCGGCACCCGTGGGTGGGGGTGTCGTCCCACCATCAGTccccccccagggtggggggaataa